Proteins co-encoded in one Arthrobacter sp. ERGS1:01 genomic window:
- a CDS encoding ABC transporter ATP-binding protein, with protein sequence MSEATAPGEAPVLDVNDLHVAYGSRTVVNGISFQIDRGEIFGLLGPNGAGKTSTLSAIEGLVAPASGSLLVDGIDVRRRPLEAKSRLGVQLQSSSFQAELSIVQIAELYAGLYGLRLSRAQISEGMRTIGLEEETSKRFKQLSGGQQQRLALFVAAIHEPLLLLLDEPTAGLDPQSRRGLWRRIEHLRGEGRSILLTTHSMEEAQAVCDRVGIIDHGALLTLGAPAELIDRHGKDPRVLDVAHGDVTLEDVFIGLTGSEFRD encoded by the coding sequence ATGAGCGAAGCCACTGCGCCGGGTGAGGCGCCGGTCTTGGACGTCAACGACCTGCACGTCGCCTATGGAAGCCGCACGGTGGTCAACGGCATCAGTTTCCAGATCGACCGCGGCGAGATCTTTGGCTTGCTGGGTCCCAATGGGGCGGGAAAGACCAGCACACTCAGCGCAATTGAGGGACTGGTGGCGCCGGCGTCGGGCAGTTTGCTGGTGGATGGCATCGACGTCCGCCGCAGGCCGTTGGAAGCCAAGTCGCGCCTGGGGGTGCAGCTGCAATCCTCCAGCTTCCAGGCCGAACTGAGCATCGTGCAGATTGCCGAACTCTATGCGGGCCTCTACGGGCTGCGGCTCTCCCGGGCCCAAATTTCCGAAGGCATGCGCACCATCGGGCTCGAGGAGGAAACCTCCAAACGGTTCAAACAGCTTTCCGGCGGGCAGCAGCAACGGCTCGCCCTATTCGTCGCAGCCATCCACGAACCGCTTTTGCTCCTGTTGGACGAGCCGACCGCCGGGCTGGATCCCCAGTCCCGCCGCGGCTTGTGGCGAAGAATTGAACACCTTCGCGGCGAAGGGAGGAGCATTTTGCTCACCACACACTCCATGGAGGAGGCCCAAGCGGTCTGTGACCGGGTGGGAATCATCGACCACGGAGCACTGCTGACGCTGGGCGCACCAGCGGAGCTCATCGACAGACACGGCAAGGATCCACGGGTGTTGGACGTGGCCCACGGCGATGTGACCCTGGAAGATGTGTTCATTGGACTGACGGGAAGTGAGTTCCGTGACTAG
- a CDS encoding DUF4190 domain-containing protein has translation MSEFPSSNQPGEYVGAPQPYLPPDYGGLNTAPRPRMSKMAIWGFVLSCVSVFILPFLCLGGLIFSVRGLREARSGGARGYGLAVAGIVVGIISAILYVLSRFLTLH, from the coding sequence ATGAGCGAATTCCCGTCGTCCAACCAGCCCGGCGAGTACGTGGGCGCACCGCAGCCCTACCTTCCGCCGGACTACGGCGGCCTCAACACCGCGCCCCGGCCGCGCATGAGCAAGATGGCCATCTGGGGCTTCGTGCTGTCCTGCGTGAGCGTCTTCATCCTCCCGTTCCTGTGCCTGGGAGGCCTGATCTTCAGCGTCAGGGGCCTGAGGGAGGCCCGTAGCGGCGGCGCCCGCGGCTACGGACTTGCCGTAGCCGGAATCGTCGTCGGGATCATCAGCGCCATCCTCTACGTACTGTCCCGTTTTCTTACGCTGCACTGA
- a CDS encoding GNAT family N-acetyltransferase has protein sequence MDSKSTPERPAADDSRTVGKDSGAPQWTLRAAVAADAGWIAELRAIVMRADLERLGRFDPVRVRQRFLDGFTPEHTSIIEVSGVPAGCIAMRDETDARWLEHFYLAAAHQGGGIGAGVLAAVLESGSDIRPIKLNVLRGSPARRLYERHGFTVESEDPVDVFMVRAAESRNRTLPQR, from the coding sequence GTGGATTCCAAAAGTACGCCCGAGCGCCCAGCAGCTGACGATTCCCGGACGGTCGGCAAGGATTCCGGCGCGCCCCAGTGGACGCTTCGCGCAGCGGTCGCGGCGGACGCCGGATGGATCGCGGAGCTTCGGGCGATTGTGATGCGTGCCGATCTTGAACGCCTGGGCCGGTTCGATCCCGTCCGGGTGCGCCAGCGATTCCTGGACGGCTTCACCCCGGAGCACACATCAATTATCGAAGTTTCGGGTGTACCCGCGGGCTGCATCGCAATGCGAGACGAAACCGACGCCCGGTGGCTGGAACACTTCTACCTTGCCGCGGCACACCAGGGAGGGGGCATCGGCGCCGGCGTGCTTGCCGCCGTCCTGGAGTCGGGCAGCGACATCCGGCCGATCAAATTGAACGTCCTGCGCGGAAGCCCGGCCCGGCGCCTCTATGAAAGGCATGGATTCACGGTGGAAAGCGAAGATCCCGTGGATGTCTTTATGGTGCGTGCGGCCGAATCCCGAAACCGGACGCTGCCTCAGCGGTAG
- a CDS encoding FAD-dependent monooxygenase, with the protein MNRIPATARQNGVLGEMLGVTTAESGKIMDVDGVRNDAARVIIVGAGPVGLMLANELGRAGIPALVLERLAEPSPMPKGNGLVGEIVNVMAARGLSRGQKGLRAFPLPRYGFGPLRLKLNPLGKGALKVLPIPQRGLEELLERHAVAAGAQIRRGHEVTGFTDDGGKVRVDVAADGAAYSVEADYLVGCDGAHSLVRHHLGVDFPGITGEQLARIGRVTIPAGALVVGKNAVELPDGKRLVLFQPNITPTGSISLAPAAGLDKTAPKDLYVISTSEPRNGQEPAKHIDLAELQASIRRVLGAELPISDGQWLRATRSNSRLAERYRVGRVFLAGDAAHVFSAGGSALNTGMLDAVDLAARFAAVLADGAPRESLEDYHTARHEAGRRMLLATRAQAALLAPGENAEALREVLGAAFGTRSPSNYLKELLTGK; encoded by the coding sequence ATGAACCGGATCCCTGCGACGGCCCGGCAAAACGGCGTACTTGGTGAGATGCTGGGGGTCACGACGGCGGAGAGCGGGAAAATCATGGATGTGGACGGGGTGCGCAACGACGCAGCAAGGGTCATAATCGTCGGCGCGGGCCCCGTGGGGCTGATGCTTGCCAATGAACTGGGACGTGCCGGAATTCCCGCACTGGTCCTGGAGCGCCTGGCGGAACCGAGCCCCATGCCCAAGGGCAACGGCCTGGTGGGGGAGATTGTGAACGTGATGGCGGCCCGCGGCCTGTCCCGCGGACAGAAGGGGTTGCGCGCGTTCCCGTTGCCCCGCTACGGGTTCGGGCCGTTGCGGCTCAAGCTGAATCCGCTGGGCAAGGGGGCCTTGAAGGTGCTGCCCATTCCCCAGCGCGGCCTGGAGGAACTGCTCGAACGCCACGCCGTGGCCGCCGGTGCACAGATCCGGCGCGGGCACGAGGTTACCGGGTTCACCGATGACGGCGGCAAGGTGCGCGTTGACGTCGCCGCCGACGGGGCAGCCTATTCTGTGGAAGCCGATTACCTTGTGGGCTGCGACGGGGCGCACAGCCTGGTCCGGCACCACCTTGGCGTGGACTTTCCCGGCATCACCGGCGAGCAACTGGCACGGATTGGCCGCGTCACGATTCCCGCCGGCGCACTGGTGGTGGGGAAGAACGCCGTCGAACTTCCCGACGGGAAGCGCCTGGTCCTGTTCCAGCCCAACATCACGCCCACGGGCAGCATCTCACTGGCCCCGGCCGCCGGACTGGACAAGACCGCGCCCAAGGATCTGTACGTCATCAGCACCAGTGAGCCGCGGAACGGGCAGGAACCGGCCAAACACATCGACCTCGCGGAACTGCAAGCCAGCATCCGGCGCGTGCTCGGCGCCGAGCTGCCCATCAGCGACGGGCAATGGCTGCGAGCCACGCGCTCCAACAGCCGGCTGGCCGAACGGTACAGGGTGGGCCGGGTGTTCCTCGCCGGTGACGCCGCACACGTGTTTTCCGCGGGCGGCTCGGCGTTGAACACAGGGATGCTCGACGCCGTCGACCTCGCCGCCCGGTTCGCCGCCGTCCTGGCCGACGGGGCACCTCGCGAAAGCCTCGAGGACTACCACACCGCACGGCATGAAGCCGGACGCCGGATGCTCCTGGCGACCCGCGCGCAAGCCGCGTTGTTGGCACCGGGCGAGAACGCCGAGGCACTTCGCGAAGTCCTCGGAGCCGCGTTCGGGACCCGCAGCCCGAGCAACTACCTGAAGGAGCTGCTGACCGGCAAATAG
- a CDS encoding formylglycine-generating enzyme family protein, protein MTIFGLRPLPAGPVELHDARRRRRWTVQLEPFAMGTAPVTAAQWAQLMGEDGSGGQAPAVNLSWLDAINLCNAASEEAGLVPAYHLNDGEVAWRLDAPGYRLPTEAEWEYACRAGTDGPHYGSLELVAWTAGDEVESPQDVGLKQPNDFGLSDTLGNVWEWCWDLLDPARYGDYRVFRGGGFADKPWSVRASTRRGGAPGMSHPDVGLRLARGAFEAGQAAQGWSAAADTERGTITGMLPSGWTPRRS, encoded by the coding sequence GTCGTCGGTGGACCGTGCAGCTGGAGCCCTTTGCGATGGGGACGGCACCGGTCACCGCGGCCCAGTGGGCGCAGCTGATGGGTGAGGACGGCTCGGGAGGACAGGCGCCGGCAGTGAATCTCAGCTGGCTCGACGCCATCAACCTGTGCAACGCCGCGTCGGAGGAAGCGGGCCTTGTTCCCGCGTACCACCTGAACGACGGAGAGGTGGCCTGGCGGCTGGACGCGCCCGGATACCGGCTGCCAACCGAGGCCGAGTGGGAATACGCGTGCCGCGCCGGCACCGACGGGCCGCACTACGGATCCCTGGAGCTCGTTGCGTGGACGGCTGGCGACGAGGTGGAGTCCCCACAGGACGTCGGATTGAAGCAGCCCAACGACTTCGGGCTCAGCGACACCCTCGGCAACGTCTGGGAGTGGTGCTGGGACCTGCTCGATCCCGCCAGGTACGGGGATTACCGGGTGTTCCGCGGCGGAGGGTTCGCCGACAAACCGTGGAGCGTTCGCGCATCGACGCGCCGGGGAGGCGCGCCCGGGATGAGCCACCCCGATGTCGGCCTGCGATTGGCACGCGGAGCGTTCGAGGCCGGCCAAGCGGCACAAGGGTGGTCGGCCGCGGCGGACACCGAACGCGGCACAATTACCGGGATGCTGCCATCAGGCTGGACACCCCGACGATCGTAA
- a CDS encoding VOC family protein, whose translation MDEIGTCLWFDGRAEEAATFYVELFPNSKITDVARWGEGGPGEAGTALTVAFELNGRSFQGLNGGPEFVFNEAISFTLNFDDQAALDAKWDALTADGGQESQCGWLKDKFGVSWQLVPRMLPGVLNGPDPAGSQRAMAAMMGMRRLDIAALQAAYDG comes from the coding sequence ATGGATGAGATTGGCACCTGTTTGTGGTTTGACGGCCGGGCCGAAGAGGCGGCCACTTTCTATGTGGAGCTATTCCCAAACTCGAAGATCACCGATGTTGCCCGGTGGGGTGAGGGTGGCCCCGGTGAGGCGGGAACGGCGCTGACGGTGGCCTTCGAGTTGAACGGTCGCAGCTTCCAGGGCTTGAACGGGGGTCCCGAGTTCGTGTTCAACGAGGCGATCTCCTTCACCCTGAACTTTGACGACCAGGCCGCTCTTGACGCTAAATGGGACGCGCTGACGGCCGACGGCGGCCAGGAGAGTCAGTGCGGCTGGCTCAAGGACAAGTTCGGCGTGTCCTGGCAGCTGGTGCCGCGCATGCTGCCCGGCGTCTTGAACGGCCCGGATCCGGCCGGAAGCCAGCGCGCCATGGCGGCCATGATGGGCATGCGCAGGCTGGACATCGCCGCACTGCAGGCCGCCTACGACGGCTAG
- the helR gene encoding RNA polymerase recycling motor ATPase HelR, translating into MDVPLSTSAFDLPARLSPKADPALICVDDQHFAAIAESLEESIADLGNRLDAARKAPGRSGQEAVERDIEIRRLSARLRALSRFGLDLCLGRIVGTDAPEPLYIGRLGLTDTAGRRLLIDWRSPAAEPFFGATHANPMGLASRRRYRWTRGRINDYWDEAFTADGLDGDAALEDLSAFIASLGSSRSARMRDVLGTIQADQDFIIRAGSRGALVVDGGPGTGKTVVALHRAAYLIYSDARIGRHGGGVLFVGPHQPYLAYVADVLPSLGEEGVQICTLRDLVPEGAAAVLESDPDVAVLKSSVTMVKAIERAASFYEQPPTRGMEVRTPYADFWLGSDDWAEAFDAPAPGTPHNEARDEVWEELLTILLDKYDGDDVPEGLLRRALARDEDLAGAFGRAWPLLDYPDIVGDLWTVPAYLRLCAPSLRPEEVTKLQRTEPQAWTVADLPLLDAARHRLGDPEASRRKRRQAATAAAEQELMDRVVDDLIAADDSELMVMTMLRGQDIQEKLAGANALPGTDPDLLAGPFAHIVVDEAQELTDAQWQMLLLRCPSRSFTIVGDRAQARHGFTESWQERLDRVGVANVTMASLGINYRTPSEVMAAAEPVIRAALPDANVPASIRSSGIPVRHGSTAELGTILDDWLAAQDDGIACVIAGEGAPAADGYGERVRILTPELAKGLEFDLVVLLDPDSFGTGIEGAVDRYVAMTRTTAQLAILTTPTAEGP; encoded by the coding sequence ATGGACGTGCCCTTGTCCACCAGCGCATTCGACCTTCCCGCCCGCCTCTCACCCAAGGCCGACCCCGCCCTGATCTGCGTCGACGACCAGCACTTTGCCGCCATTGCGGAAAGCCTCGAGGAATCCATCGCCGACTTGGGCAACCGCCTCGACGCCGCCCGCAAGGCGCCCGGCCGATCCGGGCAGGAGGCGGTGGAACGGGACATCGAGATTCGCCGACTGTCCGCCCGCCTGCGAGCGCTCAGCCGCTTCGGCCTGGACCTGTGCCTTGGCCGGATCGTTGGCACGGATGCCCCTGAGCCCCTCTATATCGGCCGGCTCGGCCTGACCGATACCGCGGGACGCCGCCTCCTGATCGACTGGCGGTCACCGGCAGCCGAGCCGTTCTTTGGGGCAACCCATGCCAATCCGATGGGCCTTGCAAGCCGGCGCAGGTACCGCTGGACGCGCGGGCGGATCAACGACTACTGGGACGAGGCGTTCACCGCTGACGGGCTCGACGGGGACGCCGCCCTCGAGGACCTGTCGGCGTTCATCGCCAGCCTGGGCAGCAGCCGTTCGGCCCGGATGCGGGACGTGCTTGGCACCATCCAGGCCGACCAGGACTTCATCATCCGGGCCGGCTCCCGTGGCGCCCTCGTCGTCGACGGTGGTCCGGGCACGGGAAAGACCGTCGTCGCCCTGCACCGGGCCGCGTACCTTATCTACTCCGACGCGCGGATCGGCCGCCATGGCGGCGGTGTGCTGTTTGTGGGGCCGCACCAGCCCTACCTCGCCTACGTTGCCGACGTCCTCCCCAGCCTCGGCGAAGAGGGCGTCCAGATCTGCACCCTGCGGGACCTGGTCCCCGAAGGCGCAGCCGCTGTCCTCGAAAGTGATCCGGACGTTGCCGTCCTGAAGTCCTCGGTCACCATGGTCAAGGCGATCGAGCGGGCCGCCAGCTTTTACGAGCAGCCGCCCACCCGGGGGATGGAGGTCCGGACGCCGTATGCCGACTTCTGGCTCGGCTCCGACGATTGGGCAGAAGCCTTCGATGCCCCTGCCCCGGGGACGCCGCACAACGAGGCGCGCGACGAGGTTTGGGAGGAGCTGCTGACGATTCTGCTGGACAAGTACGACGGCGACGACGTCCCGGAGGGCCTGCTCCGCAGGGCACTGGCCCGGGATGAGGATCTTGCGGGAGCGTTTGGGCGGGCCTGGCCGTTGCTCGACTACCCCGACATTGTTGGCGACCTGTGGACGGTGCCGGCCTACCTGCGGCTATGCGCCCCCTCGCTCCGGCCGGAAGAGGTCACGAAGCTCCAGCGGACTGAGCCCCAGGCCTGGACGGTCGCGGACCTGCCCCTTCTCGACGCGGCCCGCCATCGGCTCGGCGACCCCGAGGCATCCCGTCGCAAACGGCGGCAGGCGGCCACTGCGGCGGCCGAACAAGAGCTCATGGACCGGGTGGTCGATGACTTGATCGCCGCCGACGACTCCGAACTCATGGTCATGACCATGCTGCGGGGGCAGGACATACAGGAAAAGTTGGCAGGCGCGAATGCACTGCCGGGAACGGACCCGGACCTGCTAGCGGGCCCGTTCGCGCACATCGTCGTCGACGAGGCGCAGGAGTTGACGGATGCGCAATGGCAGATGCTGCTGCTCCGTTGCCCGTCCCGGAGTTTCACCATCGTCGGGGACCGCGCCCAGGCAAGGCACGGATTCACGGAGTCGTGGCAGGAACGGCTCGATCGCGTTGGAGTGGCCAATGTGACCATGGCGAGCCTGGGCATCAACTACCGGACGCCGTCGGAAGTCATGGCGGCCGCCGAGCCGGTCATCAGGGCCGCCCTGCCGGACGCCAATGTGCCTGCCTCCATCCGCAGCAGCGGCATTCCCGTGCGCCACGGCTCCACAGCGGAGCTGGGCACGATCCTCGACGACTGGCTGGCTGCGCAGGACGACGGGATTGCCTGCGTCATAGCGGGGGAGGGCGCACCTGCCGCGGACGGGTACGGGGAAAGGGTCCGCATCCTGACGCCGGAATTGGCCAAGGGGCTGGAATTTGACCTGGTGGTGCTCCTTGACCCGGACAGCTTTGGTACGGGCATAGAAGGTGCGGTCGACCGTTATGTTGCGATGACCCGGACCACCGCGCAACTCGCCATCCTCACGACCCCTACCGCGGAAGGACCGTAA
- a CDS encoding DUF3054 domain-containing protein, whose protein sequence is MTETSITPSIKTLPYAVVMDIVLVVIFAVSGRSSHHESLSVGGVFTTAWPFLAALAAGWLITRNWRAPVRLWPNGVCIWLITVAGGMALRILSGETAALPFVAVTIVVLALFLLGSRMIATLVTRRTARR, encoded by the coding sequence GTGACTGAAACCTCCATTACCCCCTCCATCAAGACGCTCCCCTACGCCGTTGTCATGGACATCGTGCTCGTGGTGATCTTCGCCGTCTCCGGACGCAGCTCCCACCACGAATCCCTGAGCGTTGGCGGCGTTTTCACCACGGCCTGGCCGTTCCTGGCCGCCCTCGCGGCCGGCTGGCTGATCACCCGCAACTGGCGGGCGCCCGTCCGCCTCTGGCCCAATGGCGTGTGCATCTGGCTCATCACGGTGGCCGGCGGCATGGCCTTGCGGATCCTCTCCGGCGAAACGGCAGCCTTGCCGTTTGTTGCCGTCACCATCGTGGTGCTGGCGCTGTTCCTGCTCGGCTCCCGCATGATCGCCACACTTGTGACGCGTCGCACCGCACGACGCTAA
- a CDS encoding LysR family transcriptional regulator, whose amino-acid sequence MLSPRMPELSALEMLAAVHSLGSLSAAGKLLGLSQQGVSSRMKNLEAQIGAVLLTRTPRGSTLTETGTLVAVWAADVLAAAERLDTGISSLRAERARQLHVVASQTIAEHLLPRWLVALRRQQESHGIFPTVVELTVTNSEVAAEMVRSGAAAIGFIESSRLPGDLASATVQHDELTVVVAPGHPWARRTAPLTPAELAGAGLVSREVGSGTRNALEVILAAHDPGLALAAPVAEYTTTAAVRSAVAAGTGPGVLSVWAVRDDLDLGRLVSVPVARVKLRRPLTVLWTSGALPPAGPGRDLAAIAAAPTPPPR is encoded by the coding sequence ATGCTGAGTCCGCGAATGCCCGAACTGTCCGCCCTGGAAATGTTGGCCGCCGTCCATTCCCTCGGATCCCTGTCGGCAGCCGGAAAACTCCTGGGACTGTCCCAGCAGGGCGTGTCATCACGGATGAAGAACCTGGAGGCGCAGATCGGTGCCGTGCTGCTCACCCGGACCCCGCGCGGCTCAACGCTGACCGAGACCGGCACCCTGGTTGCCGTGTGGGCTGCTGATGTCCTTGCCGCGGCCGAACGCCTTGACACGGGAATTTCGTCCCTGCGTGCCGAGCGTGCCCGGCAACTCCATGTGGTGGCCAGCCAAACCATTGCCGAGCACCTGCTGCCCCGCTGGCTGGTGGCCCTGCGCCGGCAACAGGAGTCCCACGGAATTTTTCCCACAGTCGTGGAGTTGACGGTCACCAACAGCGAAGTGGCCGCAGAGATGGTCCGGTCGGGGGCCGCGGCCATCGGCTTCATTGAAAGTTCCCGCCTGCCCGGCGACCTTGCCTCCGCAACGGTCCAGCACGACGAACTCACCGTCGTCGTCGCACCCGGACACCCCTGGGCTCGGCGGACGGCACCGCTCACCCCGGCAGAGCTTGCCGGGGCTGGGCTGGTAAGCCGGGAGGTCGGCAGCGGGACCCGCAACGCGCTGGAAGTGATCCTTGCCGCCCATGATCCGGGCCTGGCACTTGCCGCTCCCGTCGCGGAATACACGACGACGGCGGCGGTGCGGTCTGCGGTCGCTGCCGGAACCGGGCCGGGCGTGCTGAGCGTGTGGGCCGTCAGGGACGATCTGGACCTGGGCCGGCTCGTCTCCGTGCCCGTGGCCAGGGTGAAATTGCGCAGGCCGCTCACCGTCCTTTGGACTTCCGGCGCCCTGCCGCCTGCAGGGCCTGGGCGGGACCTTGCCGCCATCGCGGCCGCACCAACTCCCCCGCCGCGGTGA
- a CDS encoding ABC transporter permease, producing MTSTNLAPQPLGLAMRSLLRADFIVLVRSKVAVTLSILLPVVILVVTSFSKSQSRLGGTDVIVGLALTLGLLTSCLLGYTLAIAHDREIGVLERLRVTPAPTWMIMTSRLIVQVATNLVSSIIVVVVGAILHGLTLTAGQFLLILAIAVLGAAVFLSIGQALVGLVQSAGAVNAIGRFLMIILLLLGLLGGTGILGDAMKTVADWSPVGALMILFAKAFDESAWNSQDTFALLACAGYVIVFAYIGIRWFRWNSR from the coding sequence GTGACTAGCACGAACCTCGCACCGCAGCCGCTTGGCCTGGCCATGCGTTCCCTGCTGCGCGCCGATTTCATCGTCCTGGTGCGAAGCAAGGTGGCGGTCACCCTGAGCATCCTCCTGCCGGTCGTGATCCTTGTTGTCACGTCCTTCAGCAAGTCCCAGTCCCGGCTCGGTGGCACCGACGTGATCGTTGGCCTTGCCCTGACCCTGGGACTGCTCACCTCATGCCTGCTGGGCTACACCCTGGCGATCGCCCACGACCGCGAGATTGGCGTGCTCGAAAGGCTGCGGGTGACGCCCGCACCAACGTGGATGATCATGACCAGCCGGCTCATCGTCCAGGTGGCCACCAACCTGGTGAGCTCCATCATTGTGGTCGTGGTCGGCGCCATTTTGCACGGACTAACCCTCACGGCCGGCCAATTCCTCCTGATCCTCGCCATCGCAGTCCTCGGCGCCGCCGTGTTCCTCTCCATCGGCCAGGCCCTGGTCGGCCTGGTTCAATCCGCGGGCGCCGTCAACGCGATTGGCCGGTTCCTGATGATCATCCTGCTGCTCCTGGGCCTGCTGGGCGGAACCGGGATCCTGGGAGACGCGATGAAAACTGTTGCCGATTGGTCACCCGTTGGCGCTTTGATGATCCTTTTCGCCAAGGCATTCGATGAATCTGCCTGGAACAGCCAGGACACGTTCGCCCTGCTGGCCTGCGCCGGGTACGTCATCGTCTTTGCCTATATCGGCATCCGCTGGTTCCGCTGGAACTCCCGGTGA
- a CDS encoding TDT family transporter has translation MGTLLLETDQEHGVRKASAPNGRTVPRSRLVLRRLGAPGEMFSNLTPNWFATIMGTGIVANAAATLPLQFPGLRLAATLVWGLASVLLLLLSAATVVHWIRFCDTVLGHHNHPVMAHFYGAAPMALLTIGAGTLLLGKDVLGEPLALGIDVALWTVGTLLGLACAVAVPYLQFTRHERGSGAAFGGWLMPVVPPMVSAATGALLLPYVPAGQPRLTLLMAAYAMFGLSLVASVIIITLIWNRLATHGIGAAAAVPTLWIVLGPLGQSITAANLLGGNAHLAVSGGLARAMEAFGVLLGVPVLGFALLWAALAGAITIRTARRGLPFSLTWWSFTFPVGTCVTGLSGLAAHTHLAAFSVMAVAGYAFLVLAWLVVAVRTFHASVIEGTLFMAPVAPTVGEAAGTA, from the coding sequence ATGGGAACCTTACTGCTGGAGACGGATCAGGAACACGGTGTACGGAAAGCGTCTGCGCCGAACGGCCGGACGGTGCCGCGCAGCCGGCTGGTGCTGCGCCGGCTGGGCGCACCGGGGGAGATGTTTTCCAACCTGACCCCCAATTGGTTTGCCACGATCATGGGCACAGGCATCGTGGCGAATGCCGCGGCGACCCTGCCGCTGCAATTCCCCGGCCTGCGGCTTGCCGCCACCCTCGTGTGGGGACTGGCGTCGGTGTTGCTGCTCTTGCTTTCTGCAGCCACCGTGGTGCACTGGATCCGGTTCTGCGACACCGTGCTGGGCCACCACAACCATCCCGTCATGGCGCACTTCTACGGTGCGGCGCCCATGGCCCTGCTCACCATCGGCGCCGGGACGCTCCTGCTGGGAAAGGACGTCCTTGGCGAACCGCTGGCACTGGGGATCGACGTCGCACTGTGGACCGTGGGCACCCTCCTTGGGCTGGCCTGCGCCGTGGCCGTGCCGTACCTGCAGTTCACCCGCCACGAGCGTGGATCCGGCGCCGCATTTGGTGGCTGGCTCATGCCGGTGGTGCCGCCCATGGTGTCCGCCGCGACCGGCGCCTTGCTGCTGCCCTATGTTCCGGCCGGGCAGCCGCGACTAACCCTGCTCATGGCCGCATATGCGATGTTCGGGCTGAGCCTGGTGGCGTCGGTCATCATCATCACGCTGATTTGGAACCGGCTGGCGACCCACGGCATCGGTGCCGCCGCGGCCGTGCCCACGCTGTGGATCGTGTTGGGCCCGCTGGGGCAGTCCATCACGGCCGCAAACCTGCTTGGCGGCAACGCCCACCTTGCGGTGTCCGGAGGCCTGGCCCGTGCCATGGAGGCATTCGGCGTGCTCCTTGGTGTTCCCGTTCTCGGCTTTGCGCTATTGTGGGCGGCCCTCGCCGGGGCCATCACCATACGCACCGCCCGCCGGGGACTGCCGTTCTCGCTGACATGGTGGTCCTTCACCTTCCCCGTGGGTACCTGCGTGACGGGCTTGTCCGGCCTGGCCGCACACACGCATCTTGCGGCGTTTTCGGTGATGGCAGTCGCCGGCTACGCATTCCTGGTCCTCGCCTGGCTGGTCGTCGCGGTCCGCACCTTCCACGCCAGCGTCATCGAAGGCACCTTGTTTATGGCACCGGTCGCTCCAACGGTTGGCGAGGCTGCCGGAACGGCGTAA
- a CDS encoding Lrp/AsnC family transcriptional regulator produces the protein MITAFVLIKTDASRIPEAAQEISELAGISEVYSVTGEWDLIAIARVAKHEDLADVIADKLSKVTSVVSTTTQISFRAYSQHDLDAAFSLGFDH, from the coding sequence GTGATCACCGCTTTTGTCCTGATCAAGACCGACGCCTCAAGGATTCCCGAAGCAGCCCAGGAGATCTCCGAGCTTGCCGGCATCAGCGAAGTCTATTCCGTGACGGGGGAATGGGACCTGATTGCCATCGCCCGCGTCGCCAAGCACGAAGACCTGGCCGACGTCATTGCCGACAAGCTGTCCAAGGTAACCTCCGTGGTCTCCACGACGACGCAGATTTCCTTCCGCGCCTACTCCCAACACGATCTGGACGCAGCCTTTTCCCTCGGCTTCGACCACTAA
- a CDS encoding GNAT family N-acetyltransferase yields MSQNDLTSPGPIAPQAEAVEVRPMEPVNEAETLREAAGIWARAKACRDGDPAPASVEATLPGIQRRMALGGAQLLLATSLGRGVGFALFAPRGKDLEIFYLAVDPDVWGNGVGSKLLDCAQDHARALGNTGMELWVIDDNHRALEVYERNGFLRTGDIERDPSSGRIEHRLAKQLD; encoded by the coding sequence ATGTCCCAAAATGACTTGACCAGCCCCGGGCCGATTGCCCCCCAAGCTGAAGCCGTTGAAGTACGTCCCATGGAGCCCGTCAACGAGGCGGAGACTCTCCGGGAGGCAGCAGGAATCTGGGCCCGTGCGAAGGCGTGCCGCGACGGGGATCCGGCACCGGCGTCCGTCGAGGCGACGCTGCCGGGTATTCAACGCCGGATGGCCTTGGGCGGTGCGCAGCTCCTGCTCGCAACGAGCCTGGGGCGCGGTGTCGGGTTCGCACTGTTTGCGCCGCGGGGAAAGGACCTGGAGATCTTCTACCTCGCCGTTGACCCCGATGTCTGGGGCAACGGGGTCGGCAGCAAGCTGCTGGATTGTGCGCAGGACCATGCCCGCGCACTGGGAAATACCGGCATGGAACTGTGGGTCATCGACGACAACCATCGTGCGCTGGAGGTTTACGAGCGGAACGGTTTCCTTCGCACCGGCGACATAGAGCGTGACCCGTCCTCCGGGCGGATTGAACACCGTCTGGCCAAACAATTGGACTAG